In Leptospira kirschneri serovar Cynopteri str. 3522 CT, the genomic stretch GTAAACGACCGGTTTTGTTTTAGAGATTTTTTTTAAAAGGGAAAGTGTATCGAGAAAGATTTCCGGACCGACCCCACAAGGATCTCCTTCTGTAATCAGAATCCGGTTCACTTTTTTGAAATCTGTTTTGATTCCGGAGATTTTTTTTCCGGAAAAAAAACCTTCCGAATTATTCTCTAGCCCCGGATTGTTTTCCGAAGATTTTTTCGACGCTGAGAGAATCTTTAGAGTATTCTAAATCGATCAGATCTTTTGCAGAATGTTTGAGATCGTTCGAAATCATACAACGTCCTTCTAAGATCACTCCATTTTGAATGATCAATTCTGGAGTGCGAATATCACCCAAAATTTTAGAAGTAGGAAGAAGCATTACCCTGTTTCTTGCAGTGATATTTCCGATTACAATTCCTTCGATAATAACG encodes the following:
- a CDS encoding bactofilin family protein — protein: MALVKNSSEVTNSTIGENSYFSGKFFINGSLKIDGKFEGKSLQAEQLYIGVTGKVKTNITAASVIIEGIVIGNITARNRVMLLPTSKILGDIRTPELIIQNGVILEGRCMISNDLKHSAKDLIDLEYSKDSLSVEKIFGKQSGARE